One genomic window of Penaeus chinensis breed Huanghai No. 1 chromosome 35, ASM1920278v2, whole genome shotgun sequence includes the following:
- the LOC125044447 gene encoding craniofacial development protein 2-like — MNNTQLDILGISETFWKGVGNFTASIPIVAENYRVIFSGGDVSRRGVALILTERAQKALMYCNTTRTMLIKIQDRLHNTIIIQVYAPTTDSDDTAEDFYEDITASICANAKSRDKIIISDDVNAKVGRDKVGNVVGPFGLGVRNDRGDNLIEFAQRHKLFVANTWFEKRERARHTWTAPNSTVKNQVNYILVSTRYRNSVRNAKTRQNADCGSDHNPIVIITNTRLKQIQR; from the coding sequence ATGAACAACACGCAACTAGATATATTAGGCATTTCAGAAACCTTCTGGAAGGGAGTAGGAAACTTCACCGCATCAATTCCTATTGTCGCCGAGAATTACAGGGTAATCTTCTCAGGGGGGGATGTATCCAGAAGGGGAGTAGCTCTCATCTTGACTGAAAGAGCACAGAAAGCTCTCATGTATTGCAACACAACAAGAACCATGCTAATCAAGATCCAAGATAGACTtcataacaccatcatcattcaaGTGTATGCTCCAACAACGGACTCAGACGACACAGCTGAAGATTTCTATGAAGATATCACTGCATCAATATGTGCGAATGCTAAATCAAGGGACAAGATCATTATTAGTGATGACGTCAATGCGAAAGTTGGCCGAGATAAGGTTGGGAATGTGGTTGGCCCATTTGGTCTGGGGGTGAGAAATGACAGGGGGGACAATCTTATAGAATTCGCGCAACGTCACAAGTTATTTGTTGCGAACACCTGGtttgagaaacgagagagagccagacatacATGGACAGCTCCAAATAGTACTGTGAAGAACCAGGTAAACTACATCCTCGTCAGCACTAGATATCGAAACAGCGTTAGGAACGCTAAGACGAGACAGAATGCAGACTGTGGCTCTGACCACAAccccattgttatcatcaccaacacaaGGCTGAAACAGATACAGAGGTAG